The Streptomyces sp. HSG2 genome has a segment encoding these proteins:
- a CDS encoding NAD-glutamate dehydrogenase, which translates to MQTKLDEAKAELLERAARVAEDGPVGGHLAIGTAGGGAPDTPDHASVLAFLRRYYRHTAAEDLTGRDPVDVFGAAVSHYRLAESRPQGTARVRVHTPTVEENGWTCSHTVVEVATDDMPFLVDSVTNELTRQGRGIHVVIHPQYVVRRDVAGKLIEVLPTSSTERLPHDAHVESWIHVEIDRETDRGDLKQITADLLRVLSDVREAVEDWGKMRDAAVRLGESLPDEPAPEDLNAQEVAEARELLRWLADDHFTFLGYREYQLRGDDSLAPVAGTGLGILRADPQHAGEDSHPVSPSFERLPADARAKAREHRLLVLTKANSRATVHRPSYLDYIGVKKFDAAGEVVGERRFLGLFSSAAYTESVRRVPVIRRKVAEVLHRAGFSPNSHDGRDLLQILETYPRDELFQTPVGELGAIATSVLYLQERRRLRLYLRQDEYGRYYSALVYLPRDRYTTGVRLRIVDILKEELGGTSVDFTAWNTESILSRLHFVVRVPTGTELPHLSDVDRERLESRLAEAARSWSDGFAEALHAEVGEERAAELLRRYGGAFPEGYKADHGPRSAVADLAHLERLDPERTFEVSLYEPVGAAPEERRFKIYHAGGSVSLSAVLPVLSRLGVEVTDERPYELRCADHTTAWIYDFGLRLPASATDGDRFGDDARERFQEAFAAAWTGRAENDGFNSLVLSAGLTWRQAMVLRAYAKYLRQAGSTFSQDYMEATLRTNVHTTRLLVSLFEARMSPDRQSAGREIVDALLEEVDAALDQVASLDEDRILRSFLTVIKATLRTNFFQEAPTGGPHAYVSMKFDPQAIPDLPAPRPAFEIWVYSPRVEGVHLRFGKVARGGLRWSDRREDFRTEILGLVKAQMVKNTVIVPVGAKGGFVAKQLPDPSVDRDAWMAEGVASYRTFISALLDITDNLVAGEVVPPADVVRHDEDDTYLVVAADKGTATFSDIANEVARSYDFWLGDAFASGGSAGYDHKGMGITARGAWESVKRHFRELGTDTQSEEFTVVGVGDMSGDVFGNGMLLSEHIRLVAAFDHRHIFLDPHPDAAVSYAERRRLFELPRSSWADYDTGLLSAGGGVFPRSAKAIPVNAHVREALGIGQKIAKMTPADLMRAILKAPVDLLWNGGIGTYVKASGESDAEVGDKANDAIRVDGAELRTKVVGEGGNLGLTQLGRIEFAHHGGRVNTDAIDNSAGVDTSDHEVNIKILLNGLLNDGDMTVKQRNRLLAEMTEEVGKLVLRNNYAQNTAIANALAQSQDMLPAQQRFLRHLVREGHLDRALEFLPTDRQIRERLTAGHGLTGPETAVLLAYTKITVAEELLHTSLPDDPYLKSLLHAYFPSALRELFLDRIESHPLRREITTTVLVNDTVNTGGTTYLHRMREETGASLEEIVRAQTAARAIFRSAPVWDAVEGLDNRVDAAVQTRIRLHSRRLVERGTRWLLNNRPQPLELAETVAFFSERVEQVWAQLPTLLRGADAEWYQRTFDELSSVGVTEELATRVAGFSAAFPTLDIVTVADRTGHEPLAVADVYYDLGHRLTISRLMDRIGALPRTDRWQSMARAAIREDLYAAHAALTADVLSAGDGAATPEQRYKVWEQNNAAILGRARNTLEEIQGSEAFDLANLSVAMRTMRTLLRTRV; encoded by the coding sequence ATGCAGACCAAGCTGGACGAAGCAAAGGCCGAGCTGCTCGAACGAGCCGCCCGGGTGGCCGAGGACGGACCGGTCGGGGGACACCTCGCGATCGGGACGGCGGGCGGCGGCGCTCCGGACACCCCGGACCACGCGTCCGTCCTCGCGTTCCTCCGGCGCTACTACCGTCACACCGCGGCCGAGGACCTGACCGGACGTGATCCGGTGGACGTCTTCGGGGCGGCGGTCTCGCACTACCGGCTGGCGGAGAGCCGTCCTCAGGGCACGGCGAGGGTCCGGGTGCACACCCCGACCGTCGAGGAGAACGGTTGGACGTGCAGTCACACGGTGGTGGAGGTGGCCACCGACGACATGCCCTTCCTGGTCGACTCGGTCACCAACGAGCTGACCCGGCAGGGCCGCGGCATCCACGTCGTGATCCACCCGCAGTACGTGGTGCGCCGCGACGTCGCGGGCAAGCTCATCGAGGTGCTGCCGACGTCCTCCACCGAACGCCTCCCGCACGACGCGCACGTGGAGTCCTGGATCCATGTGGAGATCGACCGGGAGACCGACCGGGGCGACCTGAAGCAGATCACCGCAGACCTGCTGCGCGTGCTCTCCGACGTCCGCGAGGCCGTCGAGGACTGGGGCAAGATGCGCGACGCAGCCGTCAGGCTGGGCGAGTCCCTGCCCGACGAGCCCGCGCCCGAGGACCTGAACGCCCAGGAGGTGGCGGAGGCACGGGAGCTGCTGCGCTGGCTCGCCGACGACCACTTCACCTTCCTCGGCTACCGCGAGTACCAGCTGCGCGGCGACGACTCCCTCGCCCCGGTCGCCGGCACCGGGCTCGGGATCCTGCGGGCCGACCCGCAGCACGCGGGAGAGGACAGTCATCCGGTCAGCCCGTCCTTCGAGAGGCTGCCGGCCGACGCCCGCGCCAAGGCGCGCGAACACCGGCTGCTGGTCCTGACCAAGGCCAACAGCCGGGCGACCGTGCACCGCCCTTCCTACCTGGACTACATCGGGGTCAAGAAGTTCGACGCCGCCGGCGAGGTCGTCGGCGAGCGGCGCTTCCTGGGCCTGTTCTCCTCGGCCGCGTACACCGAGTCCGTCCGCCGGGTCCCGGTCATCCGGCGCAAGGTCGCCGAGGTGCTGCACCGCGCCGGCTTCTCGCCCAACAGCCACGACGGCCGGGACCTGCTGCAGATCCTGGAGACCTACCCGCGCGACGAGCTGTTCCAGACGCCGGTGGGCGAGCTGGGGGCGATCGCCACCTCGGTGCTCTACCTCCAGGAGCGCCGCCGGCTGCGGCTGTACCTCCGCCAGGACGAGTACGGACGCTACTACTCGGCGCTGGTGTACCTCCCCCGCGACCGCTACACCACCGGCGTGCGGCTGCGGATCGTCGACATCCTCAAGGAGGAGCTGGGCGGCACCAGCGTCGACTTCACCGCCTGGAACACCGAGTCGATCCTGTCCCGGCTGCACTTCGTGGTCCGTGTCCCCACGGGCACCGAACTCCCGCACCTCTCCGACGTCGACCGCGAGCGTCTGGAGTCCCGGCTGGCGGAAGCCGCCCGCTCCTGGTCGGACGGGTTCGCGGAGGCGCTCCACGCCGAGGTCGGCGAGGAACGCGCCGCGGAGCTGCTGCGCCGCTACGGCGGGGCCTTCCCCGAGGGCTACAAGGCCGACCACGGCCCCCGTTCGGCCGTCGCCGACCTGGCCCATCTGGAGCGGCTCGACCCCGAACGAACCTTCGAGGTGAGCCTCTACGAGCCGGTGGGCGCGGCCCCCGAGGAGCGGCGTTTCAAGATCTACCACGCGGGTGGCTCCGTCTCCCTGTCCGCCGTGCTGCCGGTGCTCAGCCGGCTCGGCGTGGAGGTCACCGACGAACGTCCCTACGAGCTGAGGTGCGCCGACCACACCACGGCGTGGATCTACGACTTCGGTCTGCGTCTGCCCGCGTCGGCCACGGACGGCGACCGCTTCGGGGACGACGCCCGCGAGCGCTTCCAGGAAGCCTTCGCCGCCGCCTGGACCGGACGCGCGGAGAACGACGGCTTCAACTCCCTGGTGCTGAGCGCCGGGCTCACCTGGCGGCAGGCCATGGTGTTGCGGGCGTACGCGAAGTACCTGCGGCAGGCCGGCTCCACCTTCAGCCAGGACTACATGGAGGCCACCCTCCGCACCAACGTCCACACCACACGGCTGCTCGTCTCCCTGTTCGAGGCGCGGATGTCGCCGGACCGGCAGAGCGCCGGGCGCGAGATCGTCGACGCCCTCCTGGAGGAGGTCGACGCGGCGCTGGACCAGGTCGCCTCCCTGGACGAGGACCGAATCCTGCGGTCCTTCCTCACGGTGATCAAGGCGACGCTGCGGACCAACTTCTTCCAGGAGGCGCCGACCGGCGGGCCGCACGCGTACGTCTCCATGAAGTTCGACCCGCAGGCCATCCCGGACCTGCCGGCACCCCGTCCCGCCTTCGAGATCTGGGTGTACTCCCCGCGCGTGGAGGGCGTGCACCTGCGGTTCGGCAAGGTGGCGCGCGGCGGTCTGCGCTGGTCCGATCGCCGGGAGGACTTCCGGACCGAGATCCTCGGCCTGGTCAAGGCGCAGATGGTGAAGAACACCGTCATCGTGCCGGTCGGCGCCAAGGGCGGATTCGTGGCCAAACAACTGCCCGACCCGAGCGTCGACCGGGACGCCTGGATGGCCGAGGGCGTCGCGAGCTACCGGACGTTCATCTCGGCGCTGCTGGACATCACCGACAACCTGGTGGCGGGAGAGGTGGTACCGCCCGCGGACGTCGTGCGGCACGACGAGGACGACACCTACCTGGTCGTCGCCGCGGACAAGGGCACCGCGACCTTCTCCGACATCGCCAACGAGGTGGCCCGCAGCTACGACTTCTGGCTCGGTGACGCCTTCGCCTCCGGCGGCTCGGCCGGGTACGACCACAAGGGCATGGGCATCACCGCGCGAGGTGCCTGGGAGTCCGTCAAGCGCCACTTCCGCGAGCTGGGCACGGACACCCAGAGCGAGGAGTTCACCGTAGTCGGCGTGGGCGACATGTCCGGCGATGTCTTCGGCAACGGCATGCTGCTCAGCGAGCACATCCGGCTGGTCGCGGCCTTCGACCACCGCCACATCTTCCTTGACCCGCACCCCGACGCGGCCGTGTCCTACGCCGAGCGCCGCCGTCTGTTCGAGCTGCCCCGCTCCTCGTGGGCGGACTACGACACCGGTCTGCTCTCGGCGGGCGGCGGGGTGTTCCCCCGCTCGGCCAAGGCCATCCCCGTCAACGCGCACGTCCGCGAGGCGCTCGGCATCGGGCAGAAGATCGCCAAGATGACCCCCGCGGACCTCATGCGGGCCATCCTCAAGGCGCCGGTGGACCTGCTGTGGAACGGCGGCATCGGCACCTACGTGAAGGCCTCCGGAGAGTCCGACGCCGAGGTCGGCGACAAGGCCAACGACGCCATCCGGGTCGACGGCGCGGAGCTGCGGACCAAGGTCGTCGGCGAGGGGGGCAACCTCGGACTGACCCAGCTCGGCCGGATCGAGTTCGCCCACCACGGCGGCAGGGTGAACACCGACGCCATCGACAACAGCGCCGGCGTGGACACCTCCGACCACGAGGTGAACATCAAGATCCTCCTCAACGGACTGCTCAACGACGGAGACATGACGGTGAAGCAGCGCAACCGGCTGCTCGCCGAGATGACCGAGGAGGTGGGCAAGCTCGTCCTGCGCAACAACTACGCGCAGAACACCGCCATCGCCAACGCGTTGGCGCAGTCCCAGGACATGCTCCCCGCACAGCAACGCTTCCTGCGGCACCTGGTGCGCGAGGGTCACCTGGACCGGGCGCTGGAGTTCCTGCCCACCGACCGGCAGATCCGCGAGCGACTCACCGCCGGACACGGCCTGACCGGACCGGAGACGGCGGTCCTGCTGGCCTACACGAAGATCACGGTCGCCGAGGAACTGCTGCACACCTCGCTGCCCGACGACCCCTACCTCAAGAGCCTGCTGCACGCCTACTTCCCGAGCGCGCTGCGCGAGCTGTTCCTCGACCGGATCGAGTCGCATCCGCTGCGCCGGGAGATCACCACCACGGTGCTGGTCAACGACACCGTCAACACCGGCGGCACCACCTACCTGCACCGGATGCGCGAGGAGACCGGCGCCTCCCTGGAGGAGATCGTCCGGGCGCAGACGGCGGCCCGCGCCATCTTCCGCTCCGCCCCCGTGTGGGACGCCGTGGAGGGTCTCGACAACCGGGTCGACGCCGCCGTCCAGACCAGGATCCGGCTGCACTCCCGCCGACTCGTCGAGCGCGGCACCCGTTGGCTGCTCAACAACCGGCCCCAGCCGCTGGAGCTGGCCGAGACCGTGGCCTTCTTCTCCGAGCGCGTCGAGCAGGTCTGGGCGCAGCTGCCGACGCTGCTGCGGGGCGCGGACGCCGAGTGGTACCAGCGGACCTTCGACGAACTGTCGTCGGTCGGGGTGACCGAGGAACTCGCCACGCGCGTCGCCGGGTTCTCCGCCGCTTTCCCGACGCTGGACATCGTCACCGTGGCCGACCGGACCGGGCACGAGCCGTTGGCCGTCGCCGACGTCTACTACGACCTCGGGCACCGGCTGACCATCAGCCGTCTGATGGACCGGATCGGAGCGCTCCCCCGCACCGACCGCTGGCAGTCCATGGCCCGCGCGGCCATCCGGGAGGACCTGTACGCCGCGCACGCGGCGCTCACCGCGGACGTCCTGTCGGCGGGCGACGGGGCGGCGACGCCGGAGCAGCGCTACAAGGTCTGGGAGCAGAACAACGCCGCCATCCTGGGTCGGGCCCGCAACACGCTGGAGGAGATCCAGGGTTCAGAGGCGTTCGACCTCGCCAACCTCTCCGTGGCCATGCGGACGATGCGCACCCTGCTGCGCACGCGCGTGTGA
- a CDS encoding CDP-glycerol glycerophosphotransferase family protein has product MSDTAAGDRPAPALTVVVHGPDARGHLAGLLDSLTPRPSPDVEVVVAAVGAWARETVEPYAADVTPVLLPEGTGDAAARAAGAARAAGRWLHFVRARDGLPSGAPRLLAEHAASLPEAVDALLFDHVRSTWRTSATPSPDGGPLTAAGGAAGVTLDEAPRLLRVTPLLGNRLLRTSLWRAREPLLNSDDEALAAYTALLLADRVAWTSLRGYEDRRPRPAELPSPSREEYLGRVDRYERLLETGRGRPSVTAVLYDLMVHDLLRTFVRSGMPDPVAREFFRRASAAAVRHRPAGTPRPAGPEGLRRALLESGSYTGYRATRAANRARRTVRGALRSGRRRLGSRLDEVAYRRSLAGPVDRELAVFSAYWDRGVACNPAAVAAKLGELAPRVHPVWVVSAANAALLPPGTDHVVPGTRRYWETLGRAGFLVNNVNFPNAVVKRPDAIHLQTHHGTPLKRMGLDQMPYPAAARGTDFAALLDRVDRWDFSVSANSHSTRAWRGAYPSRWVSLDHGYPRNDVYYTAGAAEVRAARERLGIAPGHRAVLYAPTHRDYEAGWTPRLDLAELSRRLGEDTVLLVRGHYFHESASPVPAEARRSGRIVDVSPYEPVEELCLAADVLVTDYSSIMFDYANLDRPIVVHADDWEIYRLTRGVYFDLPAGPPGPVSRTQEELTAILTTDAWRDEGSTTARASFRRRFCEYDDGRAAERVVRRVFLGQDAEDLPPVLPPEERSPAPTPEEATR; this is encoded by the coding sequence ATGTCCGACACCGCCGCCGGCGACCGCCCGGCGCCCGCGCTCACCGTCGTCGTCCACGGCCCCGACGCGCGAGGGCACCTCGCCGGGCTCCTCGACTCCCTGACCCCCCGGCCGTCGCCCGACGTCGAGGTGGTCGTCGCCGCGGTCGGCGCGTGGGCCCGGGAGACCGTCGAGCCGTACGCCGCCGACGTGACCCCGGTCCTCCTCCCCGAAGGCACCGGCGACGCGGCGGCCCGCGCGGCGGGGGCGGCCCGCGCGGCCGGCCGCTGGTTGCACTTCGTCCGGGCCCGCGACGGGCTGCCCTCGGGCGCCCCCCGACTCCTCGCCGAGCACGCCGCCTCGCTGCCCGAAGCGGTGGACGCACTGCTCTTCGACCACGTGCGCAGCACCTGGCGGACGTCGGCGACGCCCTCCCCGGACGGCGGCCCGCTCACCGCCGCCGGCGGCGCGGCGGGCGTGACGCTCGACGAGGCGCCACGGCTGCTGCGCGTGACCCCGCTGCTCGGAAACCGCCTCCTGCGGACCTCCCTGTGGCGCGCCCGGGAACCACTCCTGAACAGCGACGACGAAGCCCTCGCGGCCTACACGGCGCTGCTGCTGGCCGACCGGGTCGCCTGGACGTCCCTGCGCGGCTACGAGGACCGAAGGCCGCGCCCCGCCGAGTTGCCGTCGCCTTCGCGCGAGGAGTACCTCGGCCGCGTCGACCGCTACGAACGCCTGCTGGAGACGGGCCGGGGTCGCCCGTCCGTCACGGCCGTCCTCTACGACCTCATGGTCCACGACCTGCTGCGCACCTTCGTACGGTCCGGGATGCCCGATCCTGTCGCCCGGGAGTTCTTCCGGCGGGCGTCGGCCGCCGCGGTACGCCACCGCCCCGCCGGGACGCCCCGTCCGGCCGGACCGGAGGGACTGCGCAGGGCGCTGCTGGAGAGCGGCTCGTACACCGGGTATCGCGCGACGCGGGCCGCCAACCGCGCCCGCCGAACGGTGCGCGGAGCCCTGCGATCCGGTCGCCGGCGCCTCGGGTCACGTCTCGACGAGGTGGCCTACCGCCGGTCCCTCGCGGGCCCGGTCGACCGAGAGCTCGCGGTGTTCTCCGCCTACTGGGACCGGGGGGTGGCCTGCAACCCCGCCGCCGTGGCCGCCAAGCTCGGGGAACTGGCCCCGCGTGTCCACCCCGTGTGGGTGGTCTCCGCCGCCAACGCCGCACTGCTGCCCCCCGGCACCGACCACGTCGTCCCCGGCACCCGCCGCTACTGGGAGACGCTCGGGCGGGCCGGGTTCCTGGTCAACAACGTCAACTTCCCGAACGCCGTGGTCAAGCGTCCGGACGCGATCCACCTCCAGACCCACCACGGGACCCCGCTCAAGCGGATGGGGCTGGACCAGATGCCCTACCCAGCCGCCGCCAGGGGCACCGACTTCGCCGCCCTCCTGGACCGCGTCGACCGGTGGGACTTCAGCGTCTCGGCCAACAGCCACTCCACCCGCGCCTGGCGAGGCGCCTATCCCTCCCGCTGGGTCTCCCTCGACCACGGATACCCCCGCAACGACGTGTACTACACGGCCGGCGCCGCCGAGGTGCGGGCCGCGCGGGAGCGCCTCGGGATCGCGCCGGGACACCGGGCCGTCCTGTACGCGCCGACGCACCGGGACTACGAGGCCGGCTGGACGCCCCGCCTGGACCTGGCCGAACTGTCCCGACGCCTCGGCGAGGACACGGTCCTGCTCGTCCGAGGCCACTACTTCCACGAGTCCGCCTCCCCCGTGCCCGCCGAGGCGCGCCGCTCGGGACGGATCGTGGACGTCTCGCCCTACGAGCCGGTCGAGGAGCTGTGCCTCGCGGCGGACGTGCTGGTAACGGACTACTCGTCGATCATGTTCGACTACGCCAACCTCGACCGCCCCATCGTCGTCCACGCCGACGACTGGGAGATCTACCGCCTCACCCGGGGCGTCTACTTCGACCTGCCGGCCGGCCCGCCGGGCCCCGTGTCCCGCACCCAGGAGGAGCTGACGGCGATCCTGACCACCGACGCGTGGCGCGACGAAGGGTCGACCACCGCGCGCGCGTCCTTCCGGCGACGCTTTTGCGAGTACGACGACGGGCGCGCCGCCGAACGCGTCGTCCGTCGCGTCTTCCTCGGCCAGGACGCGGAGGACCTGCCCCCCGTGCTGCCGCCCGAGGAGCGCTCTCCGGCTCCCACCCCCGAGGAGGCGACCCGATGA
- a CDS encoding glycosyltransferase family 2 protein, which yields MRPPDPTHRAAAASAPVDVVVIGHQDAAHVTDAVRSALAQGPTVGRVVAVDDGSSDGSPESLDRLAAREPRLTVLRLPTNSGGCGTPRNAGLDRVTAPYVMFLDSDDVLRPDAARVLLDAATEGDAQVAAGLCVRRELPSGREVPWQPELYTARTVIAHPSHRPRLVHDTVCVNKLYRTDFLRAHGIRFPDGPFRYEDIVFTARVLAAGPRLALVPDPVYVWHVRRSAKRLSISLDRATTDNWTSRTHACRTAHRVLRDAGRTELARAARAKFLDHELRMYVREPALRETDRLRAWWDQTRAFLAEYEAADWDRSPGTPGGLIARVLLASPEPRDLPRLRALAARPARLLPPYARAPDGTPVWSRELPLVTLEGLLTRPVCALPLTVDAEVRLGPRSSRLSLRLHDLYDRVGAAAPRGIEIEWRSREDGHPVGAGATPLSPQADGTVWTGATDLDLAPLATRGTGTWDLRLRVLFRHGASREVLAHARETHRTPRRRALPDARHGVLLVQAYATHSGALALRLAPGPRGVAAAARRRLLRFAGR from the coding sequence ATGCGTCCCCCCGACCCCACCCATCGGGCAGCCGCCGCGAGCGCCCCGGTCGACGTCGTGGTCATCGGCCACCAGGACGCCGCGCACGTCACGGACGCGGTGCGCTCCGCCCTGGCCCAGGGACCGACCGTCGGACGGGTGGTCGCCGTCGACGACGGCTCCTCGGACGGCAGCCCGGAGTCGCTGGACCGGCTGGCCGCGCGCGAGCCCCGCCTGACCGTGCTCCGGCTGCCCACCAACAGCGGCGGCTGCGGCACCCCGCGCAACGCCGGGCTGGACCGGGTGACGGCGCCCTACGTGATGTTCCTCGACAGCGACGACGTGCTGCGCCCCGACGCCGCGCGCGTCCTGCTGGACGCCGCCACCGAGGGAGACGCCCAAGTGGCGGCCGGACTCTGTGTCCGCCGGGAGCTGCCGAGCGGACGGGAGGTGCCGTGGCAACCGGAGCTGTACACGGCTCGCACGGTGATCGCCCACCCGTCCCACCGACCCCGGCTCGTCCACGACACGGTGTGCGTCAACAAGCTGTACCGGACGGACTTCCTGCGTGCGCACGGCATCCGCTTCCCCGACGGCCCGTTCCGCTACGAGGACATCGTCTTCACCGCCCGGGTGCTGGCCGCCGGACCGCGCCTGGCCCTGGTGCCGGACCCCGTCTACGTGTGGCACGTGCGCCGCTCCGCGAAACGGCTGTCCATCTCCCTGGACCGAGCGACGACGGACAACTGGACCTCACGCACCCACGCGTGCCGAACAGCCCACCGCGTCCTCCGCGACGCCGGACGAACGGAGCTGGCCCGAGCCGCCCGCGCCAAGTTCCTCGACCACGAACTGCGCATGTACGTCCGGGAGCCCGCCCTCCGGGAGACGGACCGACTGCGCGCCTGGTGGGACCAGACCCGGGCCTTTCTCGCCGAGTACGAGGCCGCCGACTGGGACCGCTCGCCGGGCACCCCCGGGGGACTGATCGCCCGGGTCCTCCTGGCCTCGCCCGAGCCGCGCGACCTTCCCCGGCTCCGCGCCCTGGCGGCGCGACCCGCCAGACTGCTCCCGCCCTACGCCCGCGCCCCGGACGGCACCCCGGTGTGGTCGCGGGAGCTGCCCCTGGTCACCCTGGAGGGGCTGCTGACACGGCCGGTCTGCGCCCTCCCCCTGACCGTCGACGCCGAAGTGCGCCTGGGGCCGCGTTCCTCACGCCTGTCGCTCCGCCTGCACGACCTGTACGACCGCGTCGGCGCCGCCGCGCCGCGGGGGATCGAGATCGAATGGCGCTCCCGCGAAGACGGGCACCCGGTCGGCGCCGGCGCGACGCCCCTGTCTCCCCAGGCCGACGGAACCGTCTGGACCGGAGCGACGGACCTGGACCTGGCGCCGTTGGCGACGCGCGGGACCGGCACCTGGGACCTGCGCCTGCGGGTCCTGTTCCGACACGGGGCGAGCCGAGAGGTCCTGGCGCACGCCCGAGAGACACACCGGACCCCTCGGCGACGCGCCCTGCCCGACGCCCGGCACGGCGTACTGCTGGTCCAGGCCTACGCCACGCACTCCGGAGCCCTGGCCCTGCGGCTGGCACCGGGACCCCGGGGGGTCGCCGCCGCGGCGCGCCGCCGCCTGCTCCGGTTCGCCGGTCGGTGA
- a CDS encoding glycosyltransferase family 2 protein, translated as MSPRRAPDVTVTVITHNDAARLPRAVASVRRQTHPAVEIVVSDDHSTDDTPAVARRLAAEDPRIVYLRLPENSGGCGAPRNRALEIATAPYLVFLDSDDELPARAVESLLAAHRERDLDFAMGAVERIRTDNGRRSVWMPHLVSERRCLDGIQADPRMFFEHLATGKMYARSFLDRHGLRFPEDIHYEDQLFSAQAYCLAKRFAVVPEPVYRWYVTPYASAGDASISNQRHRLDNVRDRVHVQRLVDAFLTDGGFEALREDKDFKFLKHDFRMYAGDLPYRDDDWLASFADLVAPYLDTLAPGAFARLPRDERVVVQLVRDKRLSDARTAARGLGHAVAPRQVTRDPHDGRTYWGDRVPATDHGRRELDLTDLEWGTRPFHSAGLRHEITGIDPAEGASVELSVRSHDPASRLPVGPVRAALVITPGRRRTTVPFRLAPVRPGVFEGRVRLDLSAVRVPPHGFDGVRHPVVRIRHEGRRHTGPLLAPVTFPALAARIGYRRGFAPHHVVVEPEGHGPGRLQVRWRPVGLSARVLRPAARRLDRPWTRRVRRLVASALR; from the coding sequence ATGAGCCCCCGTCGCGCGCCCGACGTCACCGTCACCGTCATCACGCACAACGACGCCGCCCGCCTGCCTCGCGCGGTGGCGTCCGTCCGCCGCCAGACGCACCCCGCCGTCGAGATCGTCGTCAGCGACGACCACTCGACCGACGACACCCCGGCGGTCGCCCGGCGCCTGGCCGCCGAGGACCCCCGGATCGTCTACCTCCGGCTCCCCGAGAACAGCGGCGGGTGCGGCGCGCCGCGCAACCGCGCCCTGGAGATCGCCACCGCCCCCTACCTGGTCTTCCTCGACAGCGACGACGAACTGCCCGCCCGTGCGGTGGAGTCGCTGCTCGCGGCGCACCGGGAGCGGGACCTCGACTTCGCGATGGGGGCCGTGGAACGAATCCGCACCGACAACGGCAGGCGCTCGGTGTGGATGCCCCACCTCGTCTCCGAGCGGAGGTGCCTGGACGGGATCCAGGCGGACCCTCGGATGTTCTTCGAACACCTGGCCACCGGCAAGATGTACGCACGCTCCTTCCTCGACCGGCACGGACTGCGCTTCCCCGAGGACATCCACTACGAGGACCAACTGTTCTCGGCTCAGGCGTACTGCCTGGCCAAGCGGTTCGCCGTCGTCCCGGAGCCCGTCTACCGCTGGTACGTCACCCCGTACGCGTCCGCCGGCGACGCCTCCATCTCCAACCAGCGCCACCGCCTGGACAACGTCCGCGACCGGGTCCACGTCCAGCGGCTCGTCGACGCCTTCCTGACCGACGGGGGGTTCGAGGCGCTCCGGGAGGACAAGGACTTCAAGTTCCTCAAGCACGACTTCCGGATGTACGCCGGGGACCTGCCCTATCGGGACGACGATTGGCTGGCGTCCTTCGCCGATCTGGTCGCCCCGTACCTCGACACGCTCGCGCCGGGCGCCTTCGCACGGCTGCCCCGGGACGAACGGGTCGTGGTGCAACTGGTGCGAGACAAGCGCCTGTCCGACGCCCGGACCGCCGCCCGGGGCCTGGGCCACGCGGTCGCCCCCCGGCAGGTGACCCGCGACCCACACGACGGCCGGACCTACTGGGGCGACCGCGTCCCCGCAACCGACCACGGTCGACGGGAGTTGGACCTCACCGACCTGGAGTGGGGCACCCGGCCCTTCCATTCGGCCGGTCTGCGTCACGAGATCACCGGGATCGACCCCGCCGAGGGCGCCTCCGTGGAATTGTCCGTCCGCAGCCACGACCCGGCGTCGCGCCTGCCCGTGGGCCCCGTGCGAGCGGCCCTGGTCATCACCCCCGGGCGGCGGCGCACGACGGTCCCCTTCCGGCTCGCGCCGGTCCGGCCGGGCGTGTTCGAGGGCCGGGTGCGCCTGGACCTGTCCGCCGTCCGGGTGCCGCCGCACGGCTTCGACGGGGTACGCCACCCCGTTGTGAGGATCCGGCACGAGGGCCGCCGCCACACGGGGCCGCTTCTGGCCCCCGTGACGTTCCCGGCGCTCGCCGCGCGGATCGGCTACCGCCGCGGGTTCGCGCCGCACCACGTGGTGGTGGAGCCGGAGGGACACGGTCCGGGTCGGCTCCAGGTGCGCTGGCGGCCCGTCGGGCTGTCGGCGCGGGTGCTGCGACCAGCGGCTCGACGTCTGGACCGCCCGTGGACGCGCCGCGTCCGGCGTCTCGTGGCGAGCGCGCTCAGGTGA